GAGTGTACTGTTCTGCCATATTTTAAGTCACCCACAAAGGCAACATTTAAGTTGTCGAGTCGTCCTTGTGTTTCAAAGATACTAAAAAGATCTAAAATGGTTTGTGTTGGATGTTGATTTGACCCATCACCACCATTGATAACAGGCGTGTTATTAGAGAATTCAGAGGCTAAGCGAGCCGCCCCTTCTTGTGGGTGGCGCATCACAAATGCGTCGACATAAGAGGCGATGACCTGTACTGAATCTGCAAGTGTTTCGCCTTTCTTCGCAAGCGATGTATTACCTGCATTATCAAAACCAATCACTGTGCCACCTAAGCGCTGTATTGCTGTTTCAAAGGATAAGCGAGTACGTGTAGAGGGCTCAAAGAAACAACTAGCAATGACTTTATTTTTTAGCAACGTTGGATCAGGCGTACGCTTTAACTTCTCCGCTGTCTCGACAATAAGCTCTAGCTCTTCTCTACTGAGTTCTGGAATTGAAATAATGTGTTTTTGATATAACGTATTGCTCATTTTTATTTCCTCTTTACGTATTTTCGATTTATCAACAGGCAAAAAAAAAGCCTTCT
The sequence above is a segment of the Psychromonas sp. CNPT3 genome. Coding sequences within it:
- the pyrB gene encoding aspartate carbamoyltransferase, with the protein product MSNTLYQKHIISIPELSREELELIVETAEKLKRTPDPTLLKNKVIASCFFEPSTRTRLSFETAIQRLGGTVIGFDNAGNTSLAKKGETLADSVQVIASYVDAFVMRHPQEGAARLASEFSNNTPVINGGDGSNQHPTQTILDLFSIFETQGRLDNLNVAFVGDLKYGRTVHSLTQALAKFKNIKFFFISPEILAMPAHIYQELDDANIEYSIHNTIEEVVAELDILYMTRVQKERFDESEYAHIKSAFILKADMLQNARENMKVLHPLPRVDEITIDVDKTKHAYYFQQAENGVYAREALLALVLNEKLN